One stretch of Desulfovibrio sp. TomC DNA includes these proteins:
- the istB gene encoding IS21-like element helper ATPase IstB — MNPMPALEPALKQLRLSGILDSMEVRNKQAIEDGLSHVEFLAMLIQDEVARREQKKFSLRVRRAGFRSEKTLESFDFSYNPSVNKALILDLATCRFLEEKAPVLIVGPCGTGKSHTAQALGHAAARNGYEVLFTPIGKLLGMLQAAKATNTYDRKLSTLAKTDLLIIDDFGLKPFKSSEDEDFHDLIAERYERCATVITSNLDFAEWGEAFNNKLLGAATLDRIRHGAYKVILEGRSYRSSREEAALKNLVAGAEENT; from the coding sequence ATGAACCCTATGCCAGCGCTCGAACCCGCGCTCAAGCAACTCCGTCTCTCCGGTATCCTGGATTCCATGGAGGTCCGCAACAAACAAGCCATCGAGGACGGCCTGTCACACGTGGAGTTCCTGGCCATGCTGATCCAGGACGAGGTGGCCCGCCGGGAACAGAAGAAGTTCTCACTGCGCGTCCGCCGGGCCGGTTTTCGTAGCGAAAAGACCTTGGAAAGTTTCGACTTCAGCTACAATCCGTCCGTCAACAAAGCGCTGATCCTGGACTTGGCCACCTGCCGCTTTCTGGAGGAAAAGGCCCCGGTGCTCATCGTCGGTCCCTGCGGCACCGGCAAGAGCCATACCGCTCAGGCCCTTGGCCATGCCGCCGCCAGAAACGGCTACGAGGTGCTCTTTACGCCTATCGGCAAGCTCCTGGGGATGCTCCAGGCGGCCAAGGCGACCAACACCTATGACAGGAAACTGTCCACCCTGGCCAAGACGGACCTGCTCATCATCGACGACTTCGGTCTGAAACCTTTTAAATCCTCGGAGGATGAGGATTTTCACGACCTGATCGCCGAGCGCTATGAGCGCTGCGCAACGGTCATCACCAGCAACCTGGACTTCGCCGAATGGGGGGAGGCTTTCAACAATAAACTGCTGGGGGCGGCGACCTTGGACCGGATTAGGCATGGAGCCTACAAGGTCATTCTTGAAGGAAGGAGCTATCGAAGCTCCCGAGAGGAAGCGGCGCTCAAAAACCTCGTTGCCGGTGCGGAGGAAAACACCTAA
- a CDS encoding C1 family peptidase translates to MKAYLLNLDNGLIFVCCLNSNVKNSIYKIIIFLVLRVLMTSASYADGINNIPAVDEINSAIQKKGASWVAKENKFTHMPQEQLDLLVGKEADALKPTTNIKTMDQINSGPTRGISGVSDYPTKLDYRNINGKDYTTAVKQQSSCGACVMFAALRTLESLEKIKADLPQWKLNLSEQYLLSCPEEKNCSGNAPDGTHQQLIDTGVVQERYSPYLAQVKPCSEVFTADMNTIGNYRIGEFFTVRIRIDTPDPVGDFKKILNVYGPFIAIMFVPTEFYAYGGGVYTVVQSRFSGMHAVTVVGYDDDARCFIVKNSWGDTWGEKGYFIIAYSEVDVYSGTMFAVDNYVLGGTYVHHPEPTVTPSAKLTYTPPAAFR, encoded by the coding sequence GTGAAAGCCTATCTGCTCAATTTGGATAATGGTTTGATTTTTGTTTGTTGCTTAAATAGTAACGTCAAAAATTCCATATATAAGATCATTATTTTTCTCGTTTTGCGGGTGTTGATGACGTCTGCATCCTATGCTGATGGTATAAACAACATCCCAGCGGTAGATGAAATCAACTCGGCCATTCAAAAGAAGGGTGCATCTTGGGTAGCTAAGGAAAATAAATTCACCCATATGCCCCAGGAACAGCTTGATCTGTTGGTCGGCAAGGAAGCTGATGCACTTAAGCCCACTACTAATATCAAGACTATGGATCAGATAAATTCTGGTCCTACCCGTGGTATTTCCGGTGTCTCCGATTATCCCACCAAATTGGATTATCGGAATATCAATGGTAAGGATTACACCACTGCCGTAAAACAGCAGAGTTCGTGTGGGGCATGTGTGATGTTTGCGGCATTGCGGACACTTGAGAGTTTGGAAAAGATCAAGGCTGATCTCCCACAGTGGAAGCTTAACTTGTCCGAGCAGTATCTTTTATCATGCCCTGAAGAAAAAAACTGCTCCGGCAATGCTCCCGATGGGACTCACCAACAGTTGATCGATACGGGAGTAGTACAAGAAAGGTATTCTCCGTATCTTGCACAAGTTAAGCCATGTAGTGAAGTCTTTACTGCAGACATGAATACAATTGGCAATTACAGAATCGGTGAATTCTTTACGGTCCGTATTCGGATTGATACTCCCGATCCGGTGGGAGATTTTAAAAAAATTCTAAATGTATACGGCCCATTCATTGCTATCATGTTCGTGCCTACTGAATTCTATGCTTATGGTGGAGGAGTGTATACCGTGGTTCAAAGTCGGTTTTCTGGCATGCACGCAGTGACCGTAGTTGGATATGATGATGACGCGCGATGCTTTATCGTGAAAAATTCGTGGGGTGATACTTGGGGTGAAAAGGGGTACTTCATAATTGCATATTCGGAAGTAGATGTTTACTCGGGCACCATGTTTGCGGTAGACAATTATGTTCTTGGTGGAACATATGTGCATCACCCAGAGCCGACAGTGACTCCATCTGCTAAGTTAACATATACTCCGCCTGCAGCATTCCGCTAG
- a CDS encoding helix-turn-helix transcriptional regulator: MPVRLNSDASSSSKMLDLYSLLVFSARKHTLSSLASRLRCSKATIMRFITDIELVEVIETGKDGKERWYKINKLANMRNKIFTHEDIQQLVLCKDILFSLLPDDMRIELGKTVEGTAEFLVDKSVREYALTPIAQSRVKGFIDYTPFQQEISKIMQAIPKKRICTVVYHSAKSQQTREFTVAPMRLVAYHESLYVECWRIKEQDGQEIVQPMTLAVQRIKNFNPLAKKHKFTEYPSDESNLFGLMNKKALRLRVHFDASVSQYVSERQWSKDQVISLGTDGSVDLVFTANNKEECFSWLLSFGIFAEIVEPLDLRCEFANRLIVLKNKYCLGPGVD, from the coding sequence GTGCCTGTAAGATTAAACTCAGATGCTTCAAGTTCTAGTAAAATGCTTGATTTGTATAGTTTGCTTGTTTTTTCTGCTAGGAAACATACGTTGTCAAGCCTCGCATCAAGGCTTCGGTGTTCTAAAGCTACAATTATGCGTTTTATTACTGATATTGAGTTGGTAGAAGTGATTGAAACCGGTAAGGATGGAAAAGAAAGGTGGTATAAAATAAATAAGTTGGCAAATATGCGTAATAAGATTTTCACTCACGAAGATATTCAACAGCTTGTCCTTTGCAAAGATATTTTATTTAGCCTGCTCCCCGACGACATGCGGATTGAACTAGGTAAAACTGTTGAGGGAACTGCAGAATTCCTAGTAGATAAATCTGTCAGAGAGTATGCCTTGACGCCAATTGCACAGTCACGTGTGAAAGGGTTCATTGACTATACGCCATTTCAACAAGAAATTAGCAAGATAATGCAGGCAATTCCAAAAAAACGTATTTGTACAGTAGTTTATCATAGTGCAAAAAGTCAACAAACTCGTGAATTTACTGTTGCCCCTATGCGTTTGGTTGCTTATCATGAAAGCTTGTATGTGGAATGTTGGAGAATTAAGGAGCAGGATGGTCAAGAAATCGTCCAGCCTATGACCTTGGCTGTTCAGCGAATTAAAAATTTCAATCCATTGGCAAAGAAACATAAGTTTACAGAGTATCCTTCTGATGAGTCAAATTTATTTGGTCTTATGAATAAGAAAGCCTTACGATTGAGGGTTCACTTCGACGCTTCAGTCTCACAGTATGTTTCAGAACGACAGTGGAGTAAAGATCAGGTTATTAGTCTTGGTACTGATGGGTCTGTGGATTTAGTTTTTACAGCAAATAATAAAGAGGAATGCTTTTCCTGGCTGCTTAGCTTTGGGATTTTTGCTGAAATTGTCGAACCATTAGATTTAAGGTGTGAGTTTGCAAACCGACTTATCGTTTTGAAGAACAAGTATTGCCTAGGTCCTGGTGTTGATTAG
- a CDS encoding transposase has translation MISSGEIVENNNNGKPQSAAGLEALKAANPKVESKGWLSPGPEGVTQRRLEAPRIWLGAFREAAVAGVGVNKSDVTPMRKMGEMIQRHLENILTFCRHRITNGVAEGLNSKIMAIKRKACGYRNRDHFKTAIYFFCGGLDLYPTSS, from the coding sequence ATGATTTCATCAGGCGAAATCGTAGAAAATAATAATAACGGAAAACCTCAAAGTGCGGCTGGCCTGGAGGCCTTGAAGGCGGCGAATCCGAAGGTGGAATCTAAAGGTTGGCTAAGCCCTGGGCCAGAAGGAGTGACCCAACGACGTCTGGAAGCACCTCGGATCTGGTTGGGTGCGTTTCGTGAAGCAGCGGTGGCTGGTGTGGGGGTGAACAAGTCGGACGTGACCCCGATGCGCAAGATGGGGGAGATGATCCAGAGACATCTGGAAAACATCCTGACCTTCTGTCGCCACCGGATTACCAACGGCGTAGCCGAGGGACTCAACAGCAAGATCATGGCCATCAAGCGGAAGGCTTGCGGCTACAGAAACCGGGACCACTTCAAGACCGCTATCTACTTCTTCTGCGGCGGCTTGGACCTATATCCGACAAGTTCCTGA
- a CDS encoding lysozyme inhibitor LprI family protein produces MSFCETVACLKGEMAKHDTLLNSYYKSLMNSLPQEQAAKLKTEQIQWVKNYVKLRKDLEDGDTGACSSVLQYLGEEVEYVKIRAIELKKMAK; encoded by the coding sequence ATGAGTTTTTGCGAAACTGTAGCGTGTCTTAAGGGGGAGATGGCAAAGCACGACACCTTGCTGAATAGCTACTATAAGTCGCTGATGAATTCTTTGCCGCAGGAGCAGGCAGCGAAATTAAAGACCGAGCAGATCCAGTGGGTAAAAAATTATGTGAAGCTTAGAAAAGATTTGGAAGATGGCGATACGGGGGCTTGCTCGTCTGTCTTGCAATACTTGGGAGAGGAGGTAGAATACGTCAAAATCCGCGCAATAGAATTAAAAAAGATGGCGAAGTGA
- a CDS encoding site-specific integrase, with product MAGRAPSYLVSRAGTVHFRFCLPVDLRPRLGRTELRMSLGTGRLREARVKALALAVVVFAFVNELRAGKMSELSSDAVYELVHKELVRILEQDRLNRIRDPWSYKFTVDLPKPDGPYDELVQIDDPDEGQMILDGLVREKRWTHMSKPVMDLLEENKADVSPWEPEFSEACYNYTQGLALALDVIRRRNDGDIEYNIKPFFSPDPIVQQAEAAAVTIDGRKLSDVIALYIQEKTVSDAWGERTRLEYPRKIATLTELMGDADISAVNHEFARTYKERLLAHVSKGKNLSPRTINNLIQAASGLFDYAERHGYVEKNVFRRLSMPEKRSARDERDMFSSDDLAVMFGPGYPGDRMKEPWPFWIPLLGLYTGARIEELSQLHVDDVKRIGGLLVIDINDNAEDKRVKTATSKRIVPVHPFVDKELGFGRYVDIVRESGTVRVFQALNRVNFKYGHSVSTWFGKYVKRVGIAGAKSFHSFRHTFTTNLIHKEVPVQVVDWLTGHATQGETAGRYTKLPTDPAMLMPHVMKLDFGVDLSHLKKTRFAMIE from the coding sequence ATGGCTGGTCGCGCTCCCTCGTATCTGGTGTCCCGTGCTGGCACCGTTCATTTCCGGTTCTGTCTTCCTGTTGATCTTCGCCCACGTCTTGGGCGCACGGAATTGCGAATGTCGCTGGGGACTGGACGATTGCGAGAAGCGAGGGTTAAAGCCCTTGCCCTGGCTGTCGTCGTGTTTGCGTTCGTCAACGAATTGAGGGCTGGGAAAATGTCTGAGTTGAGCAGTGACGCCGTTTACGAGCTTGTTCATAAGGAACTGGTCCGCATCCTTGAGCAGGACAGGCTTAACAGGATTCGAGACCCCTGGTCGTACAAATTCACCGTGGATCTCCCGAAGCCTGATGGCCCGTATGATGAGCTTGTGCAAATCGATGACCCAGACGAAGGGCAAATGATTCTGGACGGGCTTGTCAGAGAGAAGCGGTGGACGCACATGTCTAAGCCAGTGATGGACTTGCTGGAAGAAAATAAGGCCGACGTTTCGCCCTGGGAGCCAGAGTTCAGCGAAGCTTGCTACAATTATACTCAAGGGCTGGCTCTTGCCCTGGACGTCATTCGACGCAGGAACGACGGGGATATTGAGTACAATATTAAACCATTTTTCAGTCCAGACCCTATCGTTCAACAGGCTGAAGCCGCAGCCGTCACTATTGATGGGCGTAAGTTGTCAGATGTTATCGCCTTGTATATCCAGGAAAAGACTGTTTCCGATGCCTGGGGCGAACGGACGCGGTTGGAGTACCCGAGGAAAATCGCCACATTGACTGAACTGATGGGTGATGCTGACATATCGGCGGTGAACCACGAGTTTGCCAGGACGTACAAAGAACGGCTTTTGGCCCATGTTAGCAAAGGGAAGAACCTGTCTCCAAGGACGATAAACAACTTAATCCAGGCTGCATCTGGGTTGTTCGACTATGCCGAGCGACATGGATACGTTGAGAAGAACGTGTTTCGCCGGTTATCTATGCCAGAGAAACGCAGCGCACGGGACGAGAGAGACATGTTTTCCAGTGATGACCTTGCCGTCATGTTCGGTCCGGGCTATCCTGGGGATAGGATGAAAGAACCATGGCCGTTTTGGATTCCATTGCTTGGACTCTACACGGGCGCTAGGATAGAAGAACTGTCGCAACTACACGTTGATGACGTTAAGCGCATTGGTGGCTTGCTTGTTATTGACATCAATGACAACGCCGAGGACAAGAGAGTCAAGACGGCAACGAGCAAACGCATTGTCCCGGTTCATCCATTTGTTGATAAAGAGCTAGGATTTGGTCGTTACGTTGATATTGTTAGGGAATCAGGCACTGTGAGAGTGTTTCAGGCGCTCAATAGAGTGAATTTTAAGTACGGACATTCGGTGTCAACGTGGTTCGGCAAGTACGTCAAACGGGTTGGTATCGCTGGTGCGAAGTCATTTCACAGCTTTCGTCATACGTTTACGACAAATCTGATCCACAAAGAAGTTCCCGTTCAAGTTGTTGACTGGCTGACCGGGCACGCTACACAGGGCGAGACGGCTGGTCGGTACACAAAGTTGCCGACTGACCCGGCTATGCTGATGCCGCATGTGATGAAACTTGACTTCGGTGTCGATCTCTCGCACCTGAAAAAGACGCGGTTTGCGATGATAGAGTAA
- a CDS encoding KilA-N domain-containing protein produces MRLGLEVSVTFNHPAVLKPAAPIFNLPAVRKPVQVQPVGDAGAVTPPGLPSKFLIGNKLVATNEDGLISLTDLHRASGGQHRNRPSYWLESEGNKAFVAALSKSRDSGLFLQVARGRRGGTYAHWQIALAYAKYLSPELHMQVNEVFMRYKTGDALTS; encoded by the coding sequence GTGCGTCTGGGTCTTGAGGTCAGTGTCACTTTCAATCATCCGGCCGTGCTGAAGCCTGCCGCTCCGATCTTCAACCTTCCGGCCGTGCGGAAGCCTGTCCAAGTCCAGCCGGTTGGTGACGCTGGTGCGGTCACGCCCCCAGGCCTGCCGTCGAAGTTCCTGATTGGCAACAAGCTGGTGGCCACGAATGAGGACGGGCTTATCAGTCTGACGGACCTTCACCGAGCGTCTGGTGGGCAGCACCGCAACCGTCCAAGCTATTGGCTTGAAAGCGAAGGGAATAAGGCGTTTGTCGCTGCCCTGTCAAAAAGCCGGGATTCCGGCCTTTTCCTTCAGGTCGCCCGTGGACGACGGGGCGGGACTTACGCCCACTGGCAGATTGCCCTTGCCTATGCCAAGTACCTGTCTCCCGAACTCCACATGCAGGTCAACGAAGTCTTCATGCGGTACAAGACCGGAGACGCGTTGACATCGTAG
- a CDS encoding HNH endonuclease yields MANKDWSSEEVRLTIDDYFEMLQKESTGQSYNKAEHNRNLQVKLSGRTKAAIELKHQNISAILHQLGYVFINGYKPRGNFQKSMAHAVKKQAERLGIHRQTNMAIYPLIVHSWTVFSDIVAVKTMDRSAFIHHGTAVPRELISFFGYAPGDSPKPITLMHGEVRFPAVLTPDTEGESGRVRLFWRDGVAKIIADRFPQHLKLIKESDQALNTPPEMRFEKFSKEQDSFKIEFIAIEEVNFDSLPSDAEPLLLDSRQEGARRQIISTVYERNLRNRLSAIHINGLRCLVCGFDFGETYGVWGAGYIEVHHLFPLAAQVQERVVDPATELIPVCANCHRMFHRKKDRVLSLEEVQLMVKSAKG; encoded by the coding sequence ATGGCAAACAAAGACTGGTCCTCCGAAGAGGTCAGGCTAACCATAGACGACTACTTTGAAATGCTTCAGAAAGAGTCCACTGGGCAATCATATAACAAGGCTGAGCATAACAGAAATCTACAAGTCAAATTGAGTGGACGCACTAAGGCTGCTATAGAGTTAAAGCATCAAAATATCAGTGCAATACTTCACCAGCTTGGATATGTGTTCATCAATGGGTACAAGCCTAGAGGTAACTTTCAAAAGTCAATGGCACACGCTGTAAAGAAACAAGCTGAGCGTCTAGGTATTCATCGGCAAACAAATATGGCGATTTATCCTTTGATCGTCCATTCATGGACCGTTTTTTCCGATATAGTTGCGGTGAAAACAATGGATAGGTCTGCATTCATTCACCATGGGACTGCTGTCCCCAGAGAGCTTATTTCATTTTTTGGCTATGCTCCGGGAGACTCACCGAAACCAATAACTCTTATGCATGGCGAAGTCCGATTTCCCGCTGTTTTAACTCCAGACACTGAGGGTGAGAGTGGACGAGTAAGACTCTTTTGGCGTGATGGAGTTGCCAAAATTATTGCCGACAGATTCCCTCAGCATTTAAAACTGATCAAAGAGAGCGATCAAGCACTAAACACCCCACCAGAGATGCGCTTTGAGAAGTTTTCAAAAGAACAAGACTCTTTTAAGATTGAGTTTATTGCTATAGAAGAGGTTAATTTTGACTCGCTCCCTTCAGATGCAGAGCCTTTACTTTTAGATTCCAGACAAGAGGGCGCACGGAGGCAGATAATTAGCACGGTCTACGAGCGTAACCTTAGAAATAGACTGTCAGCTATACACATTAACGGATTGCGTTGCCTGGTTTGTGGCTTCGATTTCGGCGAGACTTATGGAGTCTGGGGTGCTGGATATATCGAAGTCCATCACCTCTTCCCTCTCGCAGCACAAGTGCAAGAGCGTGTAGTTGACCCAGCTACGGAACTTATCCCTGTGTGTGCCAATTGCCACCGCATGTTCCACAGGAAGAAAGACAGGGTCTTGAGTCTCGAAGAAGTTCAGTTGATGGTTAAAAGCGCCAAAGGATAA
- a CDS encoding recombinase family protein, which yields MPGQTVAYRRVSTTDQTTSRQLAEMKFDREFSDQCSGSTTNRPGLKACLDFIREGDALVVHSMDRLARNLPDMLALVGDLTKRGVTVQFVKEGLTFTGEKNPMQELQLQIMGAVAQFELAMIRERQREGVAAAKKAGKHCGRKATLSAEQVAEVRERVAAGEDKTTIAQAFGVSRGTIYNAIAKAQTR from the coding sequence ATGCCCGGCCAGACCGTCGCCTATCGTCGCGTCAGCACTACCGACCAGACCACCAGCCGGCAGCTTGCCGAAATGAAGTTCGACCGGGAGTTTTCTGACCAGTGTTCCGGCTCCACCACGAACCGCCCTGGCCTGAAGGCTTGTCTGGATTTCATCCGTGAGGGCGATGCCCTTGTGGTTCACTCCATGGATCGGTTGGCCCGTAATCTGCCTGATATGCTGGCCCTGGTGGGCGACCTGACAAAGCGCGGCGTGACCGTCCAGTTCGTGAAGGAAGGACTGACGTTCACAGGCGAAAAGAACCCTATGCAGGAGCTACAGCTTCAAATCATGGGCGCGGTTGCCCAGTTCGAGCTTGCCATGATTCGTGAGCGTCAACGGGAAGGCGTGGCCGCTGCCAAAAAGGCGGGGAAGCATTGCGGTCGGAAGGCAACGCTGTCAGCCGAACAGGTTGCCGAGGTCCGGGAGCGTGTCGCAGCCGGCGAAGACAAAACCACCATCGCCCAGGCCTTCGGGGTATCTCGCGGCACGATTTACAACGCCATCGCCAAGGCCCAGACCCGCTAA
- a CDS encoding CHASE2 domain-containing protein — translation MEQDAPQESRRRSTLLGLAVGAGLWCLLALAGATPLGRGLETMAQDALQAYRGPWRNPPALLVVAVDEASFQEIGLPWPWPRALHARLLDTLAKAGAKLVVCDIVFAEPSAPEQDGALAQALAHGPPTILAQALETVDDAAFVRRIRIDPLPLFAAHAAGVGLAVLTPDPDGTVRRFAADFDGLPTLAAVAARTLTGRAPPPDTAGLIDFPGPARTIDTVSYAQIINPEHPLPAARIRDRIVIVGRSMTASGAPLGQADSFSTPRTHTTGLPMAGPEIHAAILGTLLAGSAGHEVPRGVSLALAGLLLPLVGALCFGLRPLAAAGVAVGAALAFFGGAAALFLWRFVWLPPALDSLSLLGVGAAGALYRAVVESKQRRFLTRAFARYVSPEVVRAVVAHPERLELGGEEAEVTVLFSDLAGFTTFSEKLSPKELIAILNACFTPATAIVLASGGTLDKFIGDAVMAFWGAPLPAPDHAARALGAALAMSKAVRALSRDFAARGLPHLAARMGLATGTAVVGNVGSKERFDYTILGDTVNLASRLESLNKYYGTDILLSEPARLAAGEAFPCRAVDTVRVKGRAGAVTVYEPLGPAGERLPDFAAVYANARQLYLRQEFDQALEGFLAVDATRGGDPPARVLAGRCRAWLKSPPPPDWDGVFVPEGK, via the coding sequence ATGGAGCAGGACGCGCCCCAAGAGTCCCGACGGCGCAGCACCCTGCTGGGTCTGGCCGTCGGGGCCGGACTCTGGTGTCTTCTGGCCCTGGCCGGGGCCACGCCCCTGGGCCGGGGGCTTGAAACCATGGCCCAGGACGCTTTGCAGGCGTATCGCGGCCCCTGGCGCAATCCCCCGGCCCTGCTCGTTGTGGCTGTGGACGAGGCCTCTTTTCAGGAAATCGGCCTGCCCTGGCCCTGGCCCCGGGCGCTGCATGCCCGGCTCCTGGACACACTGGCCAAGGCCGGAGCCAAGCTTGTGGTCTGCGACATCGTCTTTGCCGAGCCAAGCGCCCCGGAGCAGGATGGCGCCCTGGCCCAGGCCCTGGCCCACGGTCCGCCCACTATCCTGGCCCAGGCCCTGGAAACCGTGGACGACGCGGCCTTTGTCCGGCGCATCCGCATCGATCCCCTGCCGCTTTTTGCGGCCCATGCCGCCGGGGTGGGACTGGCCGTCCTCACCCCGGACCCTGACGGCACGGTGCGCCGCTTTGCTGCTGATTTCGACGGTCTGCCCACCCTGGCCGCCGTGGCCGCCCGGACCCTCACCGGCCGCGCCCCGCCCCCGGACACGGCCGGGCTGATCGATTTCCCCGGCCCGGCCCGCACCATCGACACCGTGTCCTATGCACAGATCATCAACCCGGAGCATCCCTTGCCGGCCGCGCGCATCCGGGACCGCATCGTTATTGTCGGCCGGTCCATGACCGCTTCGGGCGCGCCCCTGGGCCAGGCCGACAGTTTCTCCACGCCGCGCACGCATACCACGGGCCTGCCCATGGCCGGCCCGGAGATCCATGCCGCCATCTTGGGCACGCTGCTCGCTGGTTCGGCCGGTCATGAAGTCCCGCGCGGCGTCAGTCTGGCCCTGGCCGGGCTGCTCCTGCCGCTGGTTGGGGCGCTGTGTTTCGGGCTGCGGCCGCTGGCGGCGGCGGGGGTGGCGGTTGGAGCGGCGCTGGCCTTTTTCGGGGGCGCGGCCGCCCTATTTCTCTGGCGCTTTGTCTGGCTGCCGCCGGCGTTGGACAGCCTGAGTCTTTTGGGCGTGGGCGCGGCCGGAGCGCTCTACCGGGCCGTGGTCGAATCAAAGCAACGGCGGTTTCTGACCCGGGCCTTTGCCCGCTACGTCTCGCCCGAGGTGGTGCGCGCCGTCGTGGCCCACCCCGAACGCCTGGAACTGGGGGGCGAAGAGGCCGAAGTCACCGTTCTTTTCTCCGATCTGGCCGGCTTTACCACTTTTTCCGAAAAGCTGTCCCCCAAAGAACTTATCGCCATCTTAAACGCCTGCTTCACTCCGGCCACGGCCATCGTCCTGGCCAGCGGCGGCACACTGGACAAGTTTATCGGCGACGCGGTCATGGCCTTTTGGGGTGCGCCCCTGCCGGCTCCCGACCACGCCGCCCGAGCCCTTGGCGCGGCCCTGGCAATGAGCAAAGCGGTGCGTGCGCTGTCACGCGATTTCGCTGCCCGGGGACTACCGCATCTGGCCGCCCGCATGGGGCTGGCCACCGGAACGGCCGTGGTCGGCAACGTCGGCTCCAAAGAGCGCTTTGACTACACCATCCTCGGCGACACGGTGAATCTGGCTTCGCGCTTGGAATCGCTCAACAAATACTACGGCACGGATATCTTATTGAGCGAACCGGCCCGACTCGCGGCCGGCGAGGCCTTTCCCTGCCGGGCCGTGGACACCGTGCGCGTTAAGGGTCGGGCAGGGGCGGTGACGGTCTATGAACCTCTGGGACCAGCCGGGGAGCGTCTCCCGGATTTCGCCGCCGTCTACGCCAACGCCCGGCAGCTCTACCTAAGACAGGAATTTGATCAGGCACTGGAAGGTTTTCTGGCTGTGGACGCGACCCGGGGAGGCGATCCCCCCGCCCGGGTTTTGGCCGGACGCTGCCGGGCTTGGCTTAAAAGCCCGCCGCCGCCCGACTGGGACGGCGTGTTCGTGCCGGAAGGAAAGTAA